In Prunus dulcis chromosome 2, ALMONDv2, whole genome shotgun sequence, a single genomic region encodes these proteins:
- the LOC117618793 gene encoding GATA transcription factor 8-like: MIGPNFIDEIDCGSFFDTIDDLLDFPNDDVESGLGPAPDCNAAFNNSLWPNQSGSLPAPNDAVFSAGNSASDLSAELSVPIEDIVQLEWLSNFVEDSFSGGSLTINKPDSFINKDTSHHQFQTSSPISVLDSSSSCSGDKNVPQSPGPVAAPGKRGRARSKRPRPATFNPRSAIQLISPASSVTEAEGPQAEPFLAPKIPSDSENFAESRPVIKIPKQASGEQKKKKKLKVSLPLAPFEGNQNSGPTQAAVRKCLHCEITKTPQWRAGPMGPKTLCNACGVRYKSGRLFPEYRPAASPTFVPSLHSNSHKKVLEMRTKGGELVVFGETATAMNETPELIPNTNSSISMDYM, from the exons ATGATCGGACCGAACTTCATCGACGAGATAGACTGCGGGAGCTTCTTTGACACCATTGACGACCTCCTCGACTTCCCAAACGACGACGTCGAGTCCGGACTGGGCCCCGCCCCTGACTGCAACGCTGCGTTTAACAACTCCCTCTGGCCCAACCAGTCCGGCTCGCTCCCGGCTCCCAACGACGCCGTTTTCTCAGCCGGCAACTCCGCCTCCGACCTCTCTGCCGAGCTCTCCGTTCCG ATTGAAGACATAGTTCAATTGGAATGGCTGTCGAACTTTGTTGAGGATTCCTTCTCTGGTGGAAGCCTCACCATCAACAAACCAGACTCCTTCATCAACAAGGACACATCCCACCACCAGTTCCAGACCTCCAGCCCAATTTCTGTGCTTGATAGCAGTAGCTCTTGTTCAGGTGACAAGAATGTGCCTCAAAGTCCTGGACCGGTCGCTGCTCCCGGTAAGCGTGGACGTGCTCGCAGCAAGCGTCCACGCCCGGCCACCTTCAACCCTCGTTCCGCAATTCAACTCATTTCCCCTGCTTCCTCTGTTACTGAGGCAGAGGGCCCCCAGGCTGAGCCATTCCTCGCCCCAAAGATCCCTTCTGACTCTGAGAATTTTGCAGAGTCTCGTCCTGTGATCAAGATACCAAAACAAGCTTCTGGggagcagaagaagaagaagaagctcaaGGTGTCGCTTCCCCTGGCTCCCTTCGAGGGGAATCAAAATTCCGGTCCTACACAGGCAGCAGTGAGAAAATGCTTGCATTGTGAGATTACTAAGACACCCCAGTGGAGGGCAGGCCCAATGGGACCAAAAACCCTATGCAATGCCTGCGGCGTCCGCTACAAGTCAGGCCGGCTCTTTCCTGAGTACCGGCCTGCTGCCAGTCCTACTTTTGTTCCATCCTTGCACTCCAATTCCCATAAGAAGGTTCTTGAGATGAGAACCAAGGGTGGCGAGTTGGTTGTTTTTGGAGAGACTGCAACAGCTATGAACGAAACTCCCGAACTCATTCCGAATACTAACAGCAGCATCTCCATGGATTACATGTGA
- the LOC117620146 gene encoding auxin response factor 18-like: protein MITVMDSVRDPMNNNSKNWLDSKFWHACAGGMVQMPHINSKVFYFPQGHAECAHGKVDFGNCRIPPLILSRISAITYMADHETDEVYAKMRLIPIRENAFDLEDEFVENNGTVENPEKPTSFAKTLTQSDANNGGGFSVPRYCAETIFPRLDYSAEPPVQTILAKDVHGEIWKFRHIYRGTPRRHLLTTGWSNFVNQKKLVAGDSIVFFRAESGDLCVGIRRAKRGIGGGPEYPSGWNPAAENSGSHYRSYSGFPREKGNHLMERNSSGEWRGKIRAEYVIEAATLAASGQPFEVVYYPRASTPEFCVKATSVRAAMQIQWCSGMRFKMPFETEDSSRISWFMGTISYVRVADPSRWPESPWRLLQVAWDEPDLLQNVKRVSPWLVELVSSIPAIHLSPFSPPRKKLRLQHNPHYSLVSQFPMPSVCSNFLNSSNPLCSVSDKISAGIQGARQAQFELSSSDVFFHKLHSGMFPVGFQKLGHFAPSGIPEGNFMHVAESNENISSCLTKEIPSQSLKGNGEIKTPHIFLFGQLILTEQQMSKSSSGNCSDGSGSGSASHRNGSVENSSDEGSPWNKDHQKSNVSLETSYCKVFIQSGDVGTLDLSVLGSYKELYGKLADMFGLKNSEMLRNVLYRDVEGAIKHTEDEPFSEFLKTARRLYMG, encoded by the exons ATGATTACAGTAATGGATTCTGTAAGAGATCCCATGAACAACAACTCAAAGAATTGGTTGGATTCTAAATTCTGGCATGCCTGCGCTGGTGGCATGGTTCAAATGCCACACATCAACTCTAAAGTCTTCTACTTCCCTCAGGGACATGCTGAGTGTGCCCATGGGAAAGTAGATTTTGGGAATTGTAGAATTCCTCCACTCATTCTTTCCAGGATATCTGCTATTACATATATGGCAGATCATGAAACGGATGAGGTTTATGCGAAAATGAGGCTGATACCAATAAGAGAGAATGCTTTTGATCTTGAGGATGAGTTTGTGGAAAACAATGGAACAGTTGAGAATCCTGAAAAACCCACATCATTTGCCAAGACATTGACCCAATCTGATGCTAACAACGGGGGAGGGTTCTCCGTGCCTCGTTACTGCGCAGAGACTATCTTCCCACGCTTGGATTACTCCGCTGAGCCACCTGTTCAGACCATTCTTGCAAAGGATGTGCACGGTGAGATTTGGAAGTTTAGGCATATTTATAGAGGTACTCCTCGTCGTCACCTCTTGACAACAGGATGGAGTAATTTTGTGAACCAGAAGAAGCTTGTTGCTGGAGATTCTATTGTGTTTTTCAGAGCAGAAAGTGGGGATCTTTGTGTTGGAATTAGAAGGGCTAAAAGAGGAATTGGTGGTGGACCTGAATACCCTTCTGGATGGAACCCTGCAGCTGAAAATTCTGGCTCTCATTATCGGAGTTATTCTGGCTTCCCAAGGGAGAAGGGCAATCACTTGATGGAAAGAAATTCTAGTGGCGAGTGGAGAGGTAAAATCAGGGCTGAATATGTTATTGAAGCTGCAACTCTTGCTGCCAGTGGCCAGCCCTTTGAGGTTGTGTACTATCCTCGTGCAAGCACACCAGAGTTTTGTGTTAAGGCCACATCTGTTAGAGCTGCAATGCAAATTCAATGGTGCTCAGGAATGAGGTTCAAAATGCCTTTTGAAACTGAGGATTCTTCTCGGATAAGCTGGTTCATGGGAACCATATCTTATGTTCGGGTTGCAGATCCCAGCCGTTGGCCTGAGTCTCCATGGCGCCTTCTACAG GTTGCATGGGACGAGCCAGATCTGCTCCAAAATGTGAAACGTGTTAGCCCATGGTTGGTCGAATTGGTATCAAGCATACCAGCCATCCatctttctcccttctctccgCCAAGAAAGAAGCTGCGACTTCAACATAACCCACACTATTCCCTTGTTAGCCAATTTCCAATGCCTTCAGTTTGTAGCAACTTCCTAAATTCGAGCAACCCCTTATGTAGTGTATCAGACAAAATATCAGCGGGCATACAGGGAGCCAGGCAAGCTCAATTTGAACTATCTTCATCGGATGTCTTCTTCCACAAACTTCATTCGGGTATGTTTCCAGTTGGTTTTCAAAAACTTGGTCATTTTGCCCCTTCTGGAATCCCTGAGGGCAACTTCATGCACGTGGCTGAAAGCAATGAGAATATTTCTTCTTGTCTGACAAAGGAAATTCCCTCCCAGAGTTTGAAGGGCAATGGTGAGATAAAGACGCCTcacatatttttgtttggtcaGCTAATTCTTACAGAGCAACAGATGTCTAAGAGCTCCTCTGGAAATTGTTCCGATGGCTCTGGCTCTGGCTCTGCATCACATCGCAATGGTTCGGTGGAAAATTCATCTGATGAAGGGTCTCCCTGGAACAAAGATCATCAGAAAAGCAATGTTAGTTTGGAGACAAGTTATTGCAAAGTGTTCATTCAATCGGGGGATGTGGGGACCCTTGATCTCTCTGTCCTTGGATCATACAAAGAATTGTATGGAAAGTTAGCCGACATGTTTGGCTTGAAAAATTCTGAGATGCTGAGAAATGTGCTTTACCGGGATGTAGAAGGTGCTATTAAACACACTGAAGATGAACCCTTCAG TGAGTTTTTGAAGACAGCTAGAAGACTTTATATGGGCTGA